A portion of the Krasilnikovia cinnamomea genome contains these proteins:
- a CDS encoding cobalt-precorrin-6A reductase — protein sequence MLILGGTSEGRALAAACAGVAGLHVTSSLAGRTSAPLLPAGELRVGGFGGVDGLTSYLRSERIGAVVDATHPFAATMSAHATVAAARAGVPLLVLRRPGFVARPGDDWHRVPSLAAAAELVPALGQRVFLTTGRQSIAAFAGVGGRWFLSRSVEPPRPPVPPRLEVVLDRGPFTVEGERALLDRYRIDVLVTKDSGGPAPKLDAARERGIPVVMIDRPPPPGHGPPLPSGPTSTNPVVATETVATIPAALAWLTARVAN from the coding sequence GTGTTGATTCTCGGGGGGACCTCGGAGGGGCGCGCGCTGGCCGCCGCCTGCGCGGGCGTGGCCGGACTGCACGTCACCAGCTCCCTGGCCGGGCGCACCAGCGCGCCCCTGCTGCCAGCCGGTGAGCTGCGCGTCGGCGGGTTCGGCGGCGTCGACGGGCTGACCTCCTACCTGAGGTCCGAACGGATCGGTGCGGTGGTCGACGCCACGCATCCGTTCGCGGCGACCATGTCGGCGCACGCCACGGTCGCGGCCGCCCGGGCCGGGGTGCCGCTGCTCGTGTTGCGCCGTCCGGGATTCGTGGCGCGTCCCGGCGACGACTGGCACCGGGTGCCGTCCCTGGCCGCCGCCGCCGAACTGGTGCCCGCCCTGGGTCAGCGGGTGTTCCTCACCACCGGGCGGCAGAGCATCGCCGCGTTCGCCGGAGTCGGCGGGCGCTGGTTCCTGTCCCGGTCGGTGGAACCACCCCGGCCGCCTGTCCCGCCCCGGCTGGAGGTCGTGCTGGACCGGGGGCCGTTCACCGTGGAGGGTGAGCGGGCCCTGCTCGACAGGTACCGGATCGACGTGCTGGTCACCAAGGACAGCGGCGGACCGGCACCCAAACTGGACGCCGCCCGCGAACGCGGCATCCCGGTCGTGATGATCGACCGCCCACCGCCCCCCGGTCACGGGCCGCCGTTACCCAGCGGGCCGACCAGCACGAACCCCGTCGTCGCGACGGAGACCGTCGCGACGATCCCCGCGGCGCTCGCCTGGCTGACCGCCCGCGTCGCGAACTGA
- the cobM gene encoding precorrin-4 C(11)-methyltransferase: MTVHFIGAGPGAADLITVRGQRLIAAAPVCLYAGSLVPAELLASCPPGAELVDTARLSLDEIVALMVAAHADGHDVARLHSGDPSVFSAVAEQMRRLDAAGVPYDVTPGVPAFAAAAASLGREFTVPEVAQTVILTRTAERATAMPPGEDLTTLGASRATMVLHLAVQRIDAVVAELTGSYGADCPVAVVARASRPDELIVRGTLADIAGRVAEAGIRRTAVIVVGAALTASQFPDSHLYSADRCRT; the protein is encoded by the coding sequence GTGACGGTGCACTTCATCGGCGCCGGCCCCGGCGCCGCGGACCTCATCACCGTACGGGGGCAGCGGCTCATCGCCGCCGCACCCGTCTGCCTGTACGCGGGCAGCCTCGTCCCCGCCGAACTGCTGGCGTCGTGCCCGCCCGGGGCGGAACTGGTCGACACCGCGCGGCTGAGCCTCGACGAGATCGTGGCGCTGATGGTCGCCGCGCACGCCGACGGGCACGACGTGGCGCGGCTGCACTCCGGCGACCCGTCGGTGTTCAGCGCGGTGGCCGAGCAGATGCGCCGCCTCGACGCGGCCGGGGTGCCCTACGACGTGACGCCCGGGGTGCCCGCGTTCGCGGCGGCCGCCGCGTCGCTCGGGCGCGAGTTCACGGTCCCCGAGGTCGCGCAGACGGTCATCCTCACCCGTACCGCCGAACGGGCCACGGCGATGCCGCCCGGCGAGGATCTGACCACGCTGGGCGCCAGCCGCGCCACGATGGTGCTGCACCTGGCCGTGCAGCGCATCGACGCGGTGGTCGCGGAGCTGACCGGCAGCTACGGCGCGGACTGTCCGGTCGCGGTCGTGGCCCGGGCCAGCCGCCCGGACGAGCTGATCGTCCGGGGGACCCTCGCGGACATCGCCGGGCGGGTGGCCGAGGCGGGCATCCGGCGGACCGCGGTGATCGTGGTGGGTGCGGCGCTGACCGCGTCCCAGTTCCCGGACAGCCACCTGTACTCCGCGGACCGATGCCGGACCTGA
- the cbiE gene encoding precorrin-6y C5,15-methyltransferase (decarboxylating) subunit CbiE gives MTAEPHPLTVVGIGADGWDGLTGPARAALTGADVVFGGDRQLALLPPAVAARRVPWPSPLLPALPGLLDDHRGQAVSVLASGDPMWHGIGATLVRLAGPDAVRVLPHPSSASLAAARLGWPLADTDVLSLVTAPVEELHPLVHPGRRILVLSRDGATPARVAALLTARGYGDSPLTVLSQLGGPTEHAVTGTAADWAHPDTDPLNVIAVDCRGPGRPVPCVPGLPDELYDTDGQLTKREVRAVTLAALGPQPGELLWDVGAGSGSIGIEWMRTHRSCRAVAVESAAERAARVRANAAALGVPALRVVHGRAPDALAGLDAPDAVFIGGGLTRDGVLDTCLSALRGGGRLVANAVTVESEAVLAAWHTRLGGELSRIAVSRGAPVGGFTGWRAMMPVTIWSVTKP, from the coding sequence GTGACCGCCGAACCGCACCCGCTGACCGTCGTCGGGATCGGCGCGGACGGTTGGGACGGCCTCACCGGCCCGGCCCGGGCCGCGCTGACCGGAGCCGACGTCGTGTTCGGCGGCGACCGGCAGCTCGCGCTGCTGCCACCGGCCGTCGCCGCGCGACGCGTTCCGTGGCCGTCGCCGCTGCTGCCCGCCCTGCCCGGCCTGCTCGACGACCACCGAGGACAGGCCGTCAGCGTGCTGGCCAGCGGCGACCCGATGTGGCACGGCATCGGCGCCACCCTGGTCCGGCTGGCCGGGCCGGACGCCGTCCGGGTCCTGCCGCACCCGTCGTCGGCCTCGCTGGCCGCCGCCCGTCTCGGCTGGCCGCTGGCCGACACCGACGTGCTCAGCCTCGTGACCGCGCCCGTCGAGGAACTGCACCCGCTCGTGCACCCCGGCCGGCGCATCCTCGTGCTCAGCCGCGACGGCGCCACCCCCGCCCGGGTGGCCGCGCTGCTCACCGCGCGCGGCTACGGCGACAGCCCGCTCACCGTGCTGTCCCAGCTCGGCGGCCCCACCGAACACGCCGTCACCGGCACCGCCGCGGACTGGGCGCACCCGGACACCGACCCGCTCAACGTGATCGCGGTCGACTGCCGGGGGCCCGGCCGCCCCGTACCGTGCGTGCCCGGCCTGCCCGACGAGCTGTACGACACCGACGGGCAACTCACCAAGCGGGAGGTCCGCGCGGTCACCCTCGCCGCGCTCGGCCCGCAACCCGGCGAGCTGCTCTGGGACGTCGGCGCGGGCTCCGGCAGCATCGGCATCGAATGGATGCGTACGCATCGCTCCTGCCGGGCCGTCGCGGTCGAGTCGGCCGCCGAGCGCGCCGCCCGTGTCCGCGCCAACGCCGCGGCCCTCGGCGTGCCCGCGCTGCGGGTGGTGCACGGCCGCGCCCCGGACGCGCTGGCCGGGCTGGACGCCCCCGACGCCGTGTTCATCGGCGGTGGCCTGACCCGCGACGGCGTGCTCGACACCTGCCTGTCCGCCCTGCGCGGCGGCGGCCGCCTGGTCGCGAACGCGGTCACCGTGGAGTCCGAGGCGGTGCTGGCCGCCTGGCACACCCGGCTCGGCGGCGAGCTGAGCAGGATCGCGGTCAGCCGGGGCGCGCCGGTCGGTGGCTTCACAGGATGGAGAGCGATGATGCCGGTGACGATCTGGTCGGTGACCAAGCCGTGA
- a CDS encoding phosphatidylinositol-specific phospholipase C has translation MKRALAVFTLITTLVAAPHPAAAATVAADASYRTLSTAHHPDWMRAVPDATGLAALSLPGTHDTMAIHGGGPTQTQEDFGDSGGTLTAQLAAGIRMIDIRARVNGGNTFTIHHGAVYQHANFDDVLDKLAAFLGAHPSETVVMRLKQECTGELGSCTDAPGQLSFPDIFDLYAAKRPALFWQPSIQRGTAAATPTLGAIRGKLVLAVLHGAFGGPIEHYGLIQFLDWNGTSTYVQDNYNVPNIGAIATKRDQVRRFLDATDAGDPTKMYVNFTSGASAFVQPQWCAGGALWVPGVNPFLLDYLNQGHVTHRTGMVVMDFPGGGLIDRLIRFNPGFSASA, from the coding sequence ATGAAGCGCGCCCTCGCGGTCTTCACCCTGATCACGACGCTGGTCGCGGCGCCCCACCCCGCTGCGGCCGCCACCGTCGCCGCCGACGCGTCCTACCGGACGCTGAGCACGGCGCACCACCCGGACTGGATGCGTGCCGTGCCGGACGCGACCGGCCTGGCCGCGCTGTCGCTGCCCGGGACCCATGACACGATGGCGATCCACGGCGGCGGGCCGACGCAGACCCAGGAGGACTTCGGCGACAGCGGCGGCACCCTCACGGCCCAGCTGGCGGCCGGCATCCGCATGATCGACATCCGGGCCCGGGTGAACGGCGGCAACACGTTCACGATCCACCACGGCGCGGTGTACCAGCACGCGAACTTCGACGACGTGCTCGACAAGCTGGCCGCGTTTCTCGGCGCGCACCCGTCCGAGACCGTGGTCATGCGGCTCAAGCAGGAGTGCACGGGCGAGCTCGGCTCCTGCACGGACGCGCCCGGCCAGCTGAGCTTCCCGGACATCTTCGACCTGTACGCCGCGAAACGTCCCGCCCTGTTCTGGCAGCCCTCGATCCAGCGCGGCACCGCCGCGGCCACCCCCACGCTCGGGGCGATTCGCGGCAAACTCGTCCTCGCGGTGCTGCACGGTGCGTTCGGCGGACCGATCGAACATTACGGGCTTATCCAGTTCCTGGACTGGAACGGCACCTCGACCTACGTGCAGGACAACTACAACGTCCCGAACATCGGCGCCATCGCCACGAAGCGTGATCAGGTACGCCGCTTCCTGGACGCCACGGACGCCGGCGATCCGACCAAGATGTACGTGAACTTCACCAGCGGCGCGAGCGCGTTTGTGCAGCCCCAGTGGTGTGCGGGCGGCGCGCTGTGGGTGCCGGGGGTCAACCCGTTCCTGCTGGACTACCTGAACCAGGGGCACGTCACGCACCGCACCGGAATGGTCGTGATGGACTTCCCGGGCGGCGGCCTCATCGACCGGCTGATCAGGTTCAACCCGGGTTTTTCCGCGTCGGCTTGA
- a CDS encoding ferredoxin reductase family protein has product MARVQGDVAGRQGPGAFQTFEDQRNRRPEPVATARFLARTQPRQEYARGDIIVEAPTDPSGWRGTESGPAVPVDDRPPAESVSGNRLLTIILFFAGLGTSVALWVFNTQPGAINDTATLLTAVGRVTGLIGGYLLFVQLLMMSRVSWLEEWVGARDLLRWHRWLGTSLVVAVLAHIVFIVFGYAKAAQADVVKQGIDIITTLPDMISATVATVLLVVISLLSIRAARTKLPYELWHLTHLAAYLVLLLGYGHQVATGADLSGQYAKIFWPGLGALVIAALIWGRLVEPVWLNVRHRFAVAEVVPEGANTFSIYIDGNNLDRLPAQAGQFMRWRFLTRNGWWQSHPFSLSAAPNSDWLRLTVTVAGGHTARLGDLEPGTPVWAEGPFGTFTAQHRTRRRALLIAGGSGIAPIRALLEDMPPDTIVIYRASRPDELVFREELEDLAERRDAWVRYIVGSRSDAGPRRLFTPEGMLGLVPDVNRRDVYLCGPPGLVSAAVSTLRELDVPDSQMHLDPFEF; this is encoded by the coding sequence ATGGCGCGGGTGCAGGGTGACGTCGCCGGCCGACAAGGGCCGGGGGCGTTCCAGACCTTCGAAGACCAGCGCAACCGTCGGCCGGAGCCGGTGGCGACGGCCCGCTTCCTGGCGCGGACCCAGCCGCGACAGGAGTACGCCCGCGGCGACATCATCGTCGAGGCGCCCACCGACCCCAGCGGCTGGCGCGGCACCGAGTCGGGCCCGGCCGTCCCGGTCGACGACCGGCCCCCGGCCGAGAGCGTCTCCGGCAACCGGCTGCTCACCATCATCCTGTTCTTCGCCGGGCTCGGCACCAGCGTCGCCCTGTGGGTCTTCAACACCCAGCCCGGCGCGATCAACGACACCGCCACCCTGCTGACGGCGGTCGGCCGGGTCACCGGCCTGATCGGCGGCTACCTGCTCTTCGTCCAGCTGTTGATGATGAGCCGGGTGTCCTGGCTGGAGGAGTGGGTCGGCGCCCGCGACCTGCTGCGCTGGCACCGCTGGCTCGGCACCTCACTCGTGGTCGCGGTGCTGGCGCACATCGTGTTCATCGTCTTCGGGTACGCCAAGGCCGCGCAGGCCGACGTCGTGAAGCAGGGCATCGACATCATCACCACGCTGCCCGACATGATCAGCGCCACGGTCGCCACCGTCCTGCTCGTGGTGATCAGCCTGCTGTCGATCCGCGCCGCCCGCACCAAGCTGCCGTACGAGCTGTGGCACCTCACCCACCTCGCCGCGTACCTCGTGCTGCTGCTCGGCTACGGCCACCAGGTGGCCACCGGCGCCGACCTCAGCGGCCAGTACGCGAAGATCTTCTGGCCCGGCCTCGGCGCGCTGGTCATCGCCGCGCTGATCTGGGGCCGCCTGGTCGAGCCGGTGTGGCTCAACGTGCGGCACCGCTTCGCGGTCGCCGAGGTGGTACCCGAGGGCGCCAACACCTTCTCGATCTACATCGACGGCAACAACCTGGACCGGCTGCCCGCCCAGGCCGGGCAGTTCATGCGCTGGCGGTTCCTGACCCGCAACGGCTGGTGGCAGTCCCACCCGTTCTCCCTGTCGGCCGCCCCGAACTCCGACTGGCTGCGGCTCACGGTCACCGTCGCCGGCGGCCACACCGCGCGGCTGGGCGACCTGGAGCCCGGCACCCCGGTCTGGGCGGAAGGCCCCTTCGGTACGTTCACCGCCCAGCACCGCACCCGGCGGCGGGCGCTGCTCATCGCGGGCGGCAGCGGCATCGCGCCGATCCGGGCGCTGCTGGAGGACATGCCGCCGGACACCATCGTCATCTACCGCGCCAGCCGCCCCGACGAGCTGGTGTTCCGCGAGGAGCTGGAGGACCTGGCCGAGCGGCGCGACGCCTGGGTCCGCTACATCGTCGGCTCCCGCTCCGACGCCGGCCCCCGCCGCCTGTTCACCCCGGAAGGGATGCTCGGCCTCGTTCCCGACGTCAACCGCCGGGACGTGTACCTGTGCGGCCCGCCCGGGCTCGTGAGCGCGGCCGTGAGCACCCTGCGCGAGCTCGACGTACCCGACAGCCAGATGCACCTCGACCCCTTCGAGTTCTGA
- a CDS encoding FMN-binding protein: protein MRRSTAAAVGTLTGAALIIGVRLSVSAPVVTAAPPAVDVANNDLGAEPEPSKSSGKKKEKEEGDDNSGTAGGESGLTDGTYKGKAVRNPYGTVQVSIRVTDGKISKTAVTYPTTGESATINPGAVAQLKEQTLQAQSADIDSVSGATITSKSYVESLQAALDEANA, encoded by the coding sequence ATGCGACGTAGTACCGCAGCAGCCGTAGGCACCCTGACCGGCGCCGCCCTGATCATCGGCGTACGGCTCAGCGTGTCCGCGCCCGTAGTGACCGCCGCGCCACCCGCCGTCGACGTCGCCAACAACGACCTGGGCGCCGAACCCGAGCCCTCGAAGTCGTCCGGCAAGAAGAAGGAAAAGGAAGAGGGCGACGACAACTCGGGCACCGCGGGCGGGGAGAGCGGCCTGACCGACGGCACGTACAAGGGCAAGGCCGTCCGCAACCCGTACGGCACCGTGCAGGTCAGCATCAGGGTCACCGACGGGAAGATCAGCAAGACGGCGGTCACGTACCCGACCACCGGCGAGAGCGCCACCATCAACCCGGGCGCCGTGGCGCAGCTCAAGGAGCAGACTCTCCAGGCGCAGAGCGCCGACATCGACTCCGTCTCCGGCGCCACCATCACCAGCAAGTCGTACGTGGAGTCGCTGCAGGCCGCCCTCGACGAGGCGAACGCGTAG
- a CDS encoding FAD:protein FMN transferase, translated as MGTVVSIELADQLPADRLTALIGDACDWLHEVDRRFTTYADDSEVMRLRRGELKADDASPDLRHVLAACADLWRDTDGWFDAYAAGPLDPSGYVKGWSIEVASARLAEAGSVNHCLNAGGDIRMRGHKADGRPWRVGVRHPWQADKLSWVLELTDGAVATSGTYERGAHVFNPRTRQAAQGLRSVTVTGADLALADAYATAALAMGEPGIGWLGKLAADGYESAAVTDDGRAFRTAGLPAVDDA; from the coding sequence ATGGGCACCGTGGTCAGCATCGAGCTGGCCGACCAGCTGCCCGCCGACCGGCTCACCGCACTGATCGGCGACGCCTGCGACTGGTTGCACGAGGTGGACCGCCGGTTCACCACGTACGCCGACGACAGCGAGGTCATGCGGCTGCGCCGGGGCGAGCTCAAGGCCGACGACGCCTCCCCCGACCTGCGACACGTCCTGGCCGCCTGCGCCGACCTGTGGCGCGACACCGACGGCTGGTTCGACGCGTACGCCGCCGGGCCGCTCGACCCGTCCGGCTACGTCAAGGGCTGGTCGATCGAGGTGGCCTCGGCCCGGCTGGCCGAGGCGGGCAGTGTCAACCACTGCCTCAACGCGGGCGGCGACATCCGGATGCGCGGCCACAAGGCGGACGGCCGACCCTGGCGGGTCGGCGTCCGGCACCCCTGGCAGGCGGACAAGCTGAGCTGGGTGCTGGAGCTGACGGACGGGGCGGTGGCCACCTCCGGCACGTACGAGCGGGGTGCGCACGTGTTCAACCCGCGTACCCGGCAGGCCGCGCAGGGGCTGCGGTCAGTGACCGTGACCGGCGCCGACCTGGCCCTGGCCGACGCGTACGCCACCGCCGCGCTCGCCATGGGCGAGCCCGGCATCGGCTGGCTCGGCAAACTCGCCGCCGACGGGTACGAGTCCGCCGCGGTCACCGACGACGGCCGCGCCTTCCGCACCGCCGGCCTGCCCGCCGTCGACGACGCGTAG
- a CDS encoding GNAT family N-acetyltransferase has protein sequence MEIRQISAEERTHTMRPLQAYAFQPSPGSDEDTETYARRMRFYRSAVSLIAQEEGETLAGATAFPMRQNVRGVVHDMAGVASVASHPAARRRGLVRMLLERLLRQMRDQGCTVSALYPFRPSFYERFGFVGLPRWRTATFAPEGLGHLQRAELPGTVEWRRLRDGFDDYRAFTLRLLGERHGFSVFDEIRTAEFRDSPPRWVALARVDGEVVGAVTYRVDQYGGDLIADHLLTTGPLSRALLLQFFARHVDQVARVAVFVDTDEVPELWGTDLIATTEGRVAYPTANSPMARLLSVEALSGAAVGEAAGVTVTVVDDDLIGGSYRLAGVAGRLTVERDPGGGAQATLNCAGLSGLAYGVLDPVDVVVRGFGQVDREAVAPLRALFPRTMPYVFADF, from the coding sequence ATGGAGATCCGGCAGATCAGCGCCGAGGAGCGGACCCACACCATGCGGCCGCTGCAGGCGTACGCCTTCCAGCCGTCCCCGGGATCGGACGAGGACACCGAAACGTACGCGCGGCGCATGCGGTTCTACCGCTCCGCGGTCAGCCTGATCGCGCAGGAGGAGGGGGAGACCCTCGCCGGCGCGACCGCCTTCCCGATGCGGCAGAACGTACGCGGCGTGGTGCACGACATGGCCGGGGTCGCGTCGGTGGCCTCCCATCCCGCCGCCCGGCGCCGTGGTCTGGTACGCATGCTGCTGGAGCGCCTCCTGCGCCAGATGCGCGACCAGGGGTGCACGGTGAGCGCGTTGTACCCGTTCCGCCCTTCGTTCTACGAGCGCTTCGGGTTCGTGGGACTGCCCAGGTGGCGCACGGCCACGTTCGCGCCGGAGGGCTTGGGGCACCTGCAGCGCGCCGAGCTGCCGGGCACGGTCGAGTGGCGACGGCTGCGCGACGGCTTCGACGACTACCGGGCGTTCACTCTGCGCCTGCTGGGGGAGCGGCACGGCTTCAGCGTGTTCGACGAGATCCGTACGGCGGAGTTCCGCGACAGCCCGCCACGGTGGGTCGCGCTCGCCCGGGTGGACGGGGAGGTGGTGGGCGCGGTGACGTATCGGGTGGACCAGTACGGCGGGGACCTGATCGCTGATCACCTGCTTACCACCGGCCCGCTGAGCCGGGCCCTGCTGCTGCAGTTCTTCGCCCGCCATGTGGATCAGGTTGCCCGTGTCGCCGTGTTCGTGGACACGGATGAGGTGCCGGAGCTGTGGGGCACCGACCTGATCGCGACGACCGAGGGCCGGGTGGCGTACCCGACCGCGAACTCCCCGATGGCCCGGCTGTTGTCGGTGGAGGCCCTGTCGGGCGCGGCGGTGGGGGAGGCTGCCGGGGTCACCGTGACGGTCGTCGACGACGACCTGATCGGCGGGAGCTACCGGCTGGCGGGCGTCGCCGGGCGCCTCACGGTGGAACGAGACCCCGGCGGCGGCGCTCAGGCAACGCTGAACTGCGCGGGCCTGTCCGGCCTCGCATACGGGGTACTGGATCCGGTCGACGTAGTGGTCCGTGGGTTCGGTCAGGTGGATCGGGAGGCGGTGGCGCCGCTGCGGGCGCTGTTCCCGCGCACGATGCCCTACGTGTTCGCAGACTTCTGA